The following coding sequences lie in one Drosophila sulfurigaster albostrigata strain 15112-1811.04 chromosome 2R, ASM2355843v2, whole genome shotgun sequence genomic window:
- the LOC133839550 gene encoding tetraspanin-13 isoform X1, translated as MCGGFTCSKNALIALNILYVMIGFLLIGVGVYARAASVVTNLPIVGGILACGVILICISMLGLAGAVKHHQVMLFFYMIILFMLFLIQFSIASSCLAVNAEQQQQFAEQGWKTVPPNLREQVQEKFLCCGFNDTIDHTASISNAVTVNSDPSCEDVNKQCCVDSQDPKCHCGPCGPLLEDKIDYAFKLCGGLGIFFSFTEVLAVFLARRYRNQHDPCYLPARAVFPHNYQY; from the exons atgtgtGGTGGATTCACCTGCTCGAAGAACGCGCTAATTGCGCTGAACATTTTATATGTG ATGATTGGATTCTTGCTGATTGGCGTCGGAGTTTATGCAAGGGCAGCGTCTGTGGTCACGAATCTGCCAATTGTTGGAGGCATCTTGGCCTGCGGCGTGATACTCATCTGCATATCCATGCTGGGCCTTGCTGGCGCTGTGAAGCATCATCAAGTGATGCTCTTCTTT TACATGATCATTCTGTTCATGCTGTTCCTCATCCAGTTCTCCATCGCCAGCTCTTGCCTCGCCGTCAAtgccgagcagcagcaacagtttgcCGAACAGGGTTGGAAGACGGTGCCACCAAATCTGCGCGAACAAGTCCAAGAGAAATTCCTTTGCTGTGGCTTCAACGATACCATCGATCACACCGCCAGCATCAGCAATGCGGTCACTGTGAATTCTGATCCCAGTTGCGAGGATGTGAACAAACAATGCTGCGTGGACTCGCAGGATCCCAAATGCCATTGCGGTCCTTGTGGTCCGCTGTTGGAGGATAAAATCGATTATGCCTTCAAGTTGTGCGGCGGCTTGGGCATCTTCTTTAGCTTCACCGAG GTTTTGGCCGTGTTTCTGGCACGTCGCTATCGCAATCAGCACGATCCTTGTTATTTACCCGCACGGGCCGTCTTTCCCCACAATTATCAGTACTAA
- the LOC133839550 gene encoding tetraspanin-13 isoform X2 has product MCGGFTCSKNALIALNILYVMIGFLLIGVGVYARAASVVTNLPIVGGILACGVILICISMLGLAGAVKHHQVMLFFYMIILFMLFLIQFSIASSCLAVNAEQQQQFAEQGWKTVPPNLREQVQEKFLCCGFNDTIDHTASISNAVTVNSDPSCEDVNKQCCVDSQDPKCHCGPCGPLLEDKIDYAFKLCGGLGIFFSFTEFVGVWLTVRYRNQKDPRGLPSAFL; this is encoded by the exons atgtgtGGTGGATTCACCTGCTCGAAGAACGCGCTAATTGCGCTGAACATTTTATATGTG ATGATTGGATTCTTGCTGATTGGCGTCGGAGTTTATGCAAGGGCAGCGTCTGTGGTCACGAATCTGCCAATTGTTGGAGGCATCTTGGCCTGCGGCGTGATACTCATCTGCATATCCATGCTGGGCCTTGCTGGCGCTGTGAAGCATCATCAAGTGATGCTCTTCTTT TACATGATCATTCTGTTCATGCTGTTCCTCATCCAGTTCTCCATCGCCAGCTCTTGCCTCGCCGTCAAtgccgagcagcagcaacagtttgcCGAACAGGGTTGGAAGACGGTGCCACCAAATCTGCGCGAACAAGTCCAAGAGAAATTCCTTTGCTGTGGCTTCAACGATACCATCGATCACACCGCCAGCATCAGCAATGCGGTCACTGTGAATTCTGATCCCAGTTGCGAGGATGTGAACAAACAATGCTGCGTGGACTCGCAGGATCCCAAATGCCATTGCGGTCCTTGTGGTCCGCTGTTGGAGGATAAAATCGATTATGCCTTCAAGTTGTGCGGCGGCTTGGGCATCTTCTTTAGCTTCACCGAG TTCGTTGGTGTCTGGCTAACAGTGCGCTATCGCAATCAAAAGGATCCGCGCGGCTTGCCCAGCGCCTTcctttaa